In Halorientalis sp. LT38, a genomic segment contains:
- a CDS encoding UPF0175 family protein: MGTISARVPDELEAELDAYLDDENLDRSTAVRKLLSEGLDEWRREQALEQLAAGTITFSKAAEVAGMSVWDFARLAEERDITWVADEHLDGDLEAL, translated from the coding sequence ATGGGAACGATCTCGGCACGGGTGCCCGACGAGCTAGAGGCCGAACTCGACGCGTATCTCGACGACGAGAACCTCGACCGGAGTACGGCCGTTCGTAAACTCCTCTCCGAGGGGCTCGACGAGTGGCGTCGCGAGCAGGCACTGGAGCAACTCGCAGCCGGGACCATCACGTTCAGTAAAGCGGCCGAGGTGGCCGGGATGTCCGTCTGGGACTTCGCCCGGCTCGCCGAGGAGCGCGATATCACCTGGGTCGCGGATGAGCACCTCGACGGGGATCTCGAGGCGCTGTGA
- the mobA gene encoding molybdenum cofactor guanylyltransferase — MRTGVIVAGGYSTRFGEGDKAVADLAGTPMSRRVADRLAPVIDDLVLNCRPEQRPAIEDALTGYDHPVTVAADDEPDRGPMTGILTGLRAAESEFAVVVACDMPFVDPALVRRLFERARDRDAAVPRVDGRDQPLQAVYHVDATVAACEAALARDQRAVFAALNDLDWAVVQESEIRAVAGLDSLRNVNTREDLRLAATEL; from the coding sequence ATGCGAACGGGCGTGATCGTCGCCGGGGGCTACTCGACGCGGTTCGGTGAGGGGGACAAGGCCGTCGCCGACCTCGCGGGGACGCCGATGAGCCGCCGAGTCGCCGACCGCCTCGCGCCCGTGATCGACGACCTGGTCCTCAACTGCCGCCCCGAGCAGCGCCCGGCCATCGAGGACGCCCTGACGGGGTACGACCACCCCGTGACCGTCGCGGCGGACGACGAGCCCGATCGGGGGCCGATGACCGGCATCCTGACCGGGCTCCGGGCCGCCGAGTCCGAGTTCGCCGTCGTCGTGGCCTGCGACATGCCGTTCGTCGACCCCGCCCTCGTTCGTCGGCTGTTCGAGCGGGCGCGGGACCGGGACGCCGCCGTCCCGCGGGTCGACGGCCGGGACCAACCGCTCCAGGCGGTCTACCACGTCGACGCGACCGTCGCGGCCTGCGAGGCGGCGCTGGCCCGCGACCAGCGGGCGGTGTTCGCCGCCCTGAACGACCTCGACTGGGCCGTCGTCCAGGAGTCCGAGATCCGGGCGGTCGCCGGGCTCGACTCACTGCGGAACGTCAACACCCGTGAGGACCTGCGGTTGGCCGCCACGGAGCTCTGA